One Candidatus Sulfurimonas baltica DNA segment encodes these proteins:
- the panC gene encoding pantoate--beta-alanine ligase, translating to MKIISCPLELKEYLKGENNSTSFQGNRTIGFVPTMGALHQGHISLIKKAKEQNELVVVSIFLNPTQFLKGEDLDKYPKRDEADKQICKLSGVDILFFPHVADMYTNDEVTLCAPKVRGYVLEGNSRPSHFNGVLTVVMKLLNIVTPTRAYFGKKDAQQLNLISLMVKQLFMSTQIIPVDTVRESDGLALSSRNAYLSPNDREEALKISSSLRQASAMVVKNILDSKEIIKEMRNTLGDLEVFYVEVLNRDFEQLSHVEIGNTIILVEVRVGTTRLLDNIWL from the coding sequence ATGAAGATTATCTCTTGTCCATTAGAATTAAAAGAGTATTTAAAAGGTGAAAATAATTCTACATCTTTTCAAGGAAACCGAACTATCGGTTTTGTCCCAACAATGGGGGCACTGCATCAAGGGCACATTTCACTTATAAAAAAAGCTAAAGAGCAAAATGAATTGGTTGTGGTATCTATTTTTTTAAACCCGACACAGTTTTTAAAAGGTGAAGATTTAGATAAATATCCTAAGAGAGATGAAGCTGACAAGCAGATATGTAAATTAAGCGGAGTAGATATTCTTTTCTTTCCACATGTAGCAGATATGTACACCAATGATGAAGTGACATTATGCGCTCCAAAAGTTAGAGGATATGTTTTAGAGGGTAATAGCCGACCTTCGCATTTTAACGGTGTTTTAACAGTTGTGATGAAGCTTTTAAATATAGTTACACCAACAAGAGCTTACTTTGGCAAAAAAGATGCACAGCAGTTAAACCTAATCTCTTTGATGGTAAAGCAGCTGTTTATGAGTACTCAGATAATTCCGGTAGATACGGTTAGAGAGAGCGATGGCTTGGCACTAAGTAGCAGGAATGCATATCTTAGCCCTAACGATAGGGAAGAAGCACTTAAAATTTCGTCATCTTTACGTCAAGCAAGTGCTATGGTTGTAAAAAACATTTTGGATTCAAAAGAGATTATTAAAGAGATGAGAAACACTCTTGGAGATTTGGAAGTTTTTTATGTAGAGGTTTTAAATCGTGATTTTGAACAACTCTCACATGTAGAGATTGGAAATACGATTATCTTAGTTGAAGTGAGAGTTGGAACTACAAGATTACTTGACAATATCTGGTTGTAG
- the prfB gene encoding peptide chain release factor 2, with amino-acid sequence MDNYEYTELLKNLKIKMENITGVVEPTKLKARLKEIEELENNQEFWDDASNAAIVQQEKTKCQRKLDKYFVANNAILDAKELYDMAKEESDDDSINECFEGAEELKQQILKMEIEVLLSGEMDSNNAILSIHPGAGGTESQDWASMLLRMYKRFAERNGFSVEVLDYQSGEEAGIKDASILIKGENAYGYLKVENGIHRLVRISPFDSNAKRHTSFSSVMVSPEVDDDINIVVEDKDIRIDTYRSSGAGGQHVNKTESAIRITHIATNVVVQCQNDRSQHKNKATAMKMLKSRLYELELEAQKAELAGVSKSEIGWGHQIRSYVMQPYQQVKDTRSNEAYSNISGILDGDIGEMIEGVLIAQNRSHA; translated from the coding sequence ATGGACAACTACGAATATACAGAACTTTTAAAAAACTTAAAAATTAAAATGGAAAACATCACCGGTGTTGTTGAGCCTACAAAACTTAAAGCCAGACTTAAAGAAATAGAAGAGCTAGAAAATAATCAAGAATTTTGGGATGATGCAAGCAATGCTGCAATCGTACAGCAAGAGAAGACAAAGTGCCAAAGAAAGCTCGATAAATACTTCGTAGCCAATAATGCAATACTTGATGCAAAAGAACTATATGATATGGCAAAAGAAGAGAGTGATGATGACTCTATAAACGAGTGTTTTGAAGGTGCAGAGGAACTTAAACAGCAAATTTTAAAAATGGAAATAGAAGTTCTTCTCAGCGGAGAGATGGACTCAAATAATGCCATACTATCAATACATCCCGGAGCTGGAGGGACAGAGTCACAGGACTGGGCTTCAATGTTACTTCGCATGTATAAACGCTTTGCGGAGAGAAACGGTTTTTCAGTTGAAGTTCTTGACTACCAGTCGGGAGAAGAAGCAGGGATTAAAGATGCTTCAATCCTTATAAAAGGTGAAAATGCGTATGGATACCTAAAGGTTGAAAACGGTATTCACAGACTTGTAAGAATATCTCCATTTGATTCAAACGCTAAACGACACACCTCTTTTTCCTCTGTCATGGTTTCTCCTGAGGTTGATGATGACATAAACATAGTAGTAGAGGATAAAGACATTCGTATAGATACTTACCGCTCTAGTGGAGCTGGCGGACAACATGTAAACAAAACCGAATCTGCTATTAGAATAACACACATAGCAACGAATGTCGTAGTTCAGTGTCAAAACGACAGAAGTCAGCACAAAAATAAAGCAACAGCTATGAAGATGTTAAAATCAAGACTATACGAGCTAGAACTTGAAGCACAAAAAGCTGAGCTGGCAGGTGTATCTAAAAGCGAGATAGGCTGGGGACACCAGATTCGCTCTTACGTTATGCAACCGTATCAGCAGGTTAAAGACACGAGAAGCAATGAAGCTTACTCTAATATTTCAGGTATTTTAGATGGTGATATTGGAGAGATGATTGAGGGTGTGCTTATTGCACAGAATCGTTCTCACGCTTAA